From Penicillium psychrofluorescens genome assembly, chromosome: 1, one genomic window encodes:
- a CDS encoding uncharacterized protein (ID:PFLUO_000530-T1.cds;~source:funannotate), giving the protein MSIPSSPKLDGLDIIQTTYKKIGDHEIRTDILIPQTPHEGQRPVIIRLHGGGFVFGDSLHMAFYPHWLNDLAIKHGAVVISPNYRLIPEATITDIHDDLEDLWTWVHSSALADLLAAHTTPTAVNLDRVLTIGESAGGMLSINLALSHPSDTRACIAMYPCVDLQSPDYHTPREYPPFGQSFPKEAFQKVLSSAVSGTSVSSITEQERLVFMLSGAQYGELGGLWVKGVKESERARIYPFEKFELPDCGLPRGGMTIVQGAQDSVVPPRGPEKFVHRAREVFSGKPGGDKIFFNLRNGEHGFDSDARYSEEWLQDTLKVAVETWLE; this is encoded by the exons ATGTCGATCCCCTCTTCCCCCAAACTGGATGGCCTGGATATCATCCAAACCACCTACAAGAAAATTGGCGACCATGAGATCCGAACAGACATTTTGATCCCTCAAACACCGCACGAGGGCCAGCGACCGGTGATCATCCGGCTCCACGGGGGTGGCTTT GTCTTCGGCGACTCCTTGCATATGGCCTTCTACCCGCACTGGCTAAACGATCTCGCTATTAAGCATGGCGCGGTGGTGATCTCCCCCAACTACCGCCTCATTCCCGAAGCCACCATCACGGACATCCATGACGACCTGGAAGATTTGTGGACGTGGGTGCACTCGTCTGCACTAGCGGACCTGCTTGCTGCGCACACGACGCCTACGGCAGTCAATCTAGACCGGGTCCTTACAATCGGCGAGTCCGCTGGTGGTATGCTAAGCATTAACCTCGCCCTCTCGCACCCGAGTGACACCCGCGCCTGCATAGCCATGTACCCATGCGTGGACCTTCAGTCGCCGGATTACCATACTCCTCGTGAATATCCACCATTCGGCCAGAGCTTCCCCAAGGAAGCCTTCCAGAAAGTTCTGTCCTCTGCTGTCTCCGGTACGTCGGTGTCGTCGATCACCGAGCAGGAACGACTGGTTTTCATGCTGTCAGGTGCCCAGTACGGTGAGCTGGGTGGTCTCTGGGTCAAGGGCGTGAAGGAATCAGAGCGTGCGAGGATATATCCCTTTGAGAAATTCGAGTTGCCGGATTGCGGTCTTCCGCGTGGTGGTATGACAATTGTCCAGGGCGCCCAGGATAGTGTGGTTCCTCCGCGCGGCCCGGAGAAGTTTGTGCATCGTGCGCGCGAGGTGTTTAGTGGGAAGCCTGGTGGAGATAAGATCTTTTTCAATCTCAGAAACGGGGAACATGGGTTTGACTCTGACGCTCGGTATTCCGAGGAGTGGTTGCAGGATACGTTGAAGGTGGCGGTTGAGACATGGTTGGAGTGA
- a CDS encoding uncharacterized protein (ID:PFLUO_000534-T1.cds;~source:funannotate): MAAPVLPLPQVKFASLPSTRLTPEQQYWRTFKNPLLIPSPANGPVNLITQPSIPSSAAAFPSLTQPPDVFTVTTGARVQIYSIRTRKLLRTITRFDDTVRGTDVRPDGRVVVTGDDTGAVQVFDVKSRAILKTWKDHKQPVWVSKFSPSDPTAVFTASDDRTVRLWDLPSESSARTFVGHGDYVRCGAFMPGSMASSGLVVSGSYDRTVRLWDPRVANRAAMTFKMGSPIENVLPMPAGTTVLASADNKIAVLDIVAGKPLHMIQSHQKTVTSLALASNGERLLSGALDGHMKVFETTGWNTVSGSKYPSPVLSLSVITSGTDYEDKHIAVGMQSGLLSIKTRLSGQQKIKERERRKEMQALLEGKLEEHDRQVAKKQKARGSGWDKRLRGRDFIGEGTDIVIEGQDRKRRKKEQPWENDLRKARYSAALDQVLASTDKTAQLTLLTALRHRSALRAALRNRDEITLEPVLQWIHKNIREPRLVDLSVEVAMNLLDLYSGNLGQSVAIDKLVERLHRRVRDEVEMAQQACQTKGMLDMLKAT, translated from the coding sequence atggcggcACCCGTCCTGCCTCTACCGCAGGTCAAGTTCGCCTCGCTGCCCTCCACCCGTCTCACCCCCGAGCAGCAGTACTGGCGCACGTTCAAAAATCCCCTGCTGATTCCCTCGCCCGCGAATGGCCCTGTCAATCTCATCACCCAGCCCTCTATCCCTTCATCCGCGGCGGCATTCCCGTCTCTCACACAACCGCCCGATGTCTTCACCGTGACGACGGGCGCTCGAGTCCAAATCTATTCCATCAGGACCCGAAAACTGCTGCGCACAATCACCCGGTTCGATGATACAGTGCGCGGGACAGACGTGCGGCCTGATGGTCGTGTAGTGGTAACTGGTGATGACACCGGCGCGGTGCAGGTGTTTGACGTCAAATCTCGAGCCATCTTGAAGACCTGGAAGGACCACAAGCAGCCCGTGTGGGTGAGCAAGTTTTCGCCAAGCGACCCGACGGCCGTCTTTACGGCGAGTGATGACCGCACCGTGCGGCTGTGGGATCTCCCATCGGAAAGCAGTGCGCGTACCTTCGTGGGCCATGGCGACTACGTGCGCTGCGGTGCGTTCATGCCGGGGTCGATGGCTTCCTCGGGTCTGGTGGTCTCTGGTTCTTACGATCGCACGGTCCGATTATGGGATCCGCGTGTGGCAAACCGTGCGGCCATGACGTTCAAGATGGGCTCGCCGATCGAAAACGTCTTGCCCATGCCCGCCGGGACGACGGTGTTGGCCTCTGCCGATAATAAGATCGCGGTGCTTGACATCGTGGCTGGCAAGCCACTTCATATGATCCAGAGCCACCAGAAGACAGTCACCTCGCTAGCTCTTGCGTCGAATGGCGAGCGGTTGCTGAGTGGTGCTCTGGACGGACACATGAAGGTGTTTGAGACGACCGGGTGGAACACTGTCTCTGGATCGAAATACCCATCTCCCGTTCTGTCGCTGAGTGTTATTACATCTGGAACGGACTACGAGGACAAGCACATCGCTGTCGGTATGCAGTCCGGTCTTTTGTCTATCAAGACCCGCCTGTCCGGAcagcagaagatcaaagaacGTGAGCGCCGGAAAGAGATGCAAGCTCTGCTGgagggcaagctggaggagcaCGACCGGCAAGTGGCAAAGAAGCAAAAGGCGCGCGGATCAGGCTGGGACAAGCGACTCCGAGGACGGGATTTCATCGGAGAGGGGACAGATATTGTCATCGAAGGCCAAGATCGCAagcgccgcaagaaggagCAGCCCTGGGAGAACGATCTGCGCAAGGCCCGCTACTCGGCTGCCTTGGACCAGGTCCTCGCATCCACCGACAAAACGGCCCAACTCACTCTTCTCACGGCATTGCGCCACCGCTCCGCCCTGCGCGCTGCGTTGCGAAACCGCGACGAAATCACTCTGGAGCCTGTGTTGCAATGGATCCACAAGAACATCCGCGAGCCGCGCCTAGTAGATCTCTCTGTTGAGGTCGCCATGAACCTGTTGGATCTCTATTCAGGCAACCTGGGCCAGTCTGTCGCGATTGATAAACTCGTGGAACGCCTGCACCGGCGCGTGCGCGATGAAGTGGAAATGGCGCAGCAGGCGTGTCAGACCAAGGGGATGTTGGATATGCTGAAGGCGACGTGA
- a CDS encoding uncharacterized protein (ID:PFLUO_000535-T1.cds;~source:funannotate) translates to MASNKLTKVNHAAGIFADMSVDGPPIGTLVAIIDRAKNLPNRKTMGKQNPYCAARLGKEAKKTATDMRGGQTPRWDFELRFTVHESPDYFKLKLSVFNDDKRTDLIGETWVDLHNLIIPGGSQNDHWHTLQCRGRYAGEIRIEMTYYDTREQDEMVIERRTVAAERAQTKPASLSGSGSSGLSGPRQLEKVKRRPLPTDPTGAAPARPATLEKTQSAPPPLHHPMPARPVVGDHTNSMPPTMGSDSLHHAPRHTDPVYDAPPYNASSASLPPPRGGYDAPEDYQDIPQPAPMLPPAGMIRRAATQELPYPPDTPFGSRSQEPPSHHDFGPPRDSRTSPHEMDGYARNFYEPGSRTHGGPGHADQPRYHSESNQYGEITTHSPQAPPGYGHELPRSEVARLTSSSGPADGSRYHLQNARQYHPEYANMQPRVEDEEEDGPPPPPPVHRSRMAQPARSPVGPPAGSPFTSYPPVDEGGVMPPSLMAGYDPIIADDESERAIHERRAIHRRSAHFDDEMMISQAASSAPVTAPVLHRAPVHPLRTSPQPVNERPTSSRGGSASPDSRTVTRKSVSPQPSSIGDQGSNSSIPYSPDSFNALNPITSRGGSRDLSPAYESPTKARAESEPPQHTGPIIGDDGREIDPSDHLPTDTWAPEPEKKNRKPEVIIRFKHSARPSSRDSESSRNAGPPRVGFKNVPDTGKRYTPSHIRASPDPVERTPPRGHDSYDNYTRSRGYSSSTSTPTYRPTSSHRSSVSPTPGSRSPIYDYNQGPPIPSKAPVSQARPPTYPVMPSNPNSGHPSMDALSRELQTINIGSTGCSPGRGATRKYAPRPSVTMGYAN, encoded by the exons ATGGCCAGCAACAAGCTCACCAAGGTCAATCATGCCGCCGGCATCTTCGCCGACATGTCGGTCGACGGGCCGCCCATTGGCACcctcgtcgccatcatcgatcGCGCAAAGAATCTACCCAATCGCAAGACTATGGGGAAGCAAAACCCCTACTGCGCTGCACGACTCGGCAAGGAAGCCAAGAAGACTGCAACAGATATGCGAGGTGGACAAACCCCAAGATG GGACTTTGAACTACGTTTCACCGTGCACGAGTCCCCGGACTACTTCAAACTGAAGCTTTCCGTGTTCAACGACGACAAAAGAACGGATTTGATTGGTGAAACCTGGGTTGACTTGCACAACCTGATCATCCCAGGAGGAAGCCAGAATGACCACTGGCATACTCTGCAGTGTCGGGGCCGATATGCTGGAGAGATTCGGATCGAGATGACCTATTACGACACCCGCGAGCAGGATGAGATGGTCATTGAACGACGAACGGTGGCAGCGGAGCGAGCTCAGACGAAGCCTGCCAGTTTATCGGGATCTGGTTCCTCGGGCTTGTCAGGCCCTCGTCAATTAGAGAAGGTCAAGCGACGTCCTTTGCCAACCGATCCGACAGGAGCAGCTCCTGCAAGACCAGCCACCCTTGAGAAAACCCAATCTGCCCCGCCGCCACTGCATCACCCAATGCCGGCACGGCCCGTCGTGGGGGATCACACCAACTCCATGCCTCCAACCATGGGGTCAGATAGTCTCCATCATGCTCCGAGACACACAGATCCTGTTTATGACGCACCACCTTATAACGCCTCGTCAGCCAGTCTCCCCCCTCCTCGAGGCGGATACGATGCGCCAGAAGATTACCAGGATATCCCGCAACCGGCGCCAATGCTTCCTCCGGCAGGAATGATTCGACGAGCTGCTACGCAGGAACTTCCCTACCCCCCGGATACCCCGTTTGGCTCTCGTTCCCAAGAGCCACCAAGTCATCATGACTTTGGCCCCCCACGAGACTCCCGGACTTCTCCGCATGAGATGGATGGCTATGCGAGAAATTTTTATGAGCCCGGGTCTCGAACTCACGGTGGTCCAGGGCATGCGGACCAACCCCGGTACCACTCCGAATCCAATCAATATGGTGAAATCACAACCCATTCGCCACAAGCACCGCCAGGATACGGTCATGAACTGCCGCGCTCTGAGGTCGCTCGTCTCACTTCCTCTTCGGGGCCAGCAGACGGTTCTCGGTATCACTTGCAGAATGCCAGACAGTATCATCCCGAGTACGCGAATATGCAGCCAcgtgtcgaggatgaagaagaggatggcccgcctcccccaccacccgTTCATCGATCTCGGATGGCACAGCCGGCTAGGTCGCCTGTCGGACCGCCCGCCGGGTCTCCTTTTACATCTTACCCCCCTGTTGATGAGGGAGGGGTCATGCCACCCAGTCTAATGGCAGGGTATGATCCTATAATAGCCGATGACGAGTCCGAGCGGGCAATTCACGAACGCCGGGCAATCCATAGACGCAGTGCACACTTTGACGACGAGATGATGATTTCTCAAGCAGCCTCATCCGCGCCTGTAACGGCACCGGTGCTACACAGAGCTCCCGTTCATCCTCTGCGAACATCTCCACAGCCCGTGAATGAGCGACCTACCTCCAGCAGAGGCGGATCAGCCAGTCCAGACTCGCGGACGGTGACTCGTAAATCAGTCAGTCCGCAGCCATCATCTATTGGTGACCAGGGCAGCAATTCCTCTATTCCATACTCTCCCGACTCCTTCAATGCTTTGAATCCCATTACTTCCCGTGGAGGAAGCCGAGATCTTTCTCCCGCATACGAGTCTCCCACTAAAGCGCGGGCTGAGAGCGAACCGCCTCAGCACACTGGGCCCATCATTGGTGACGATGGCCGCGAGATTGATCCGTCAGACCATCTACCCACGGATACCTGGGCCCccgagccggagaagaagaaccgcAAGCCTGAGGTTATCATCCGCTTCAAGCATTCGGCGAGGCCAAGCTCCCGAGACAGTGAATCCTCCCGCAATGCCGGACCACCACGCGTGGGATTCAAGAACGTTCCGGACACAGGTAAACGGTACACGCCGAGCCACATCCGCGCCAGTCCGGATCCTGTCGAGCGAACTCCACCTCGTGGACACGATAGCTATGACAACTACACACGCAGCCGAGGCTACAGTTCCTCAACCTCCACCCCGACTTACCGACCCACTTCTTCACACCGAAGTTCCGTGTCTCCAACGCCAGGCTCTCGTTCCCCGATCTACGACTACAACCAGGGGCCTCCGATCCCGTCGAAAGCTCCCGTATCTCAGGCCCGTCCCCCAACATACCCCGTCATGCCCAGTAATCCGAATAGCGGCCACCCGAGCATGGATGCTCTGAGTCGAGAACTGCAAACCATCAACATTGGGTCAACGGGATGCAGCCCCGGGCGTGGTGCGACTCGAAAGTACGCACCCAGGCCGTCGGTCACCATGGGCTATGCCAACTGA
- a CDS encoding uncharacterized protein (ID:PFLUO_000529-T1.cds;~source:funannotate), with protein sequence MASKFTNPRPLGKNGPLVPAMGFGLMIMTTASYGALSEDDQRFALLDRAVELGATFWDTSDMYGDNEELLAKWFQKTGKRDEIFLASKFGYVTHSGPMEINSSAEYTKKACYSTLKKLGIDHIDLYYVHNVDQVTPIEETMRALVELQNEGKIKHIGLSMVSSKAIRRAVKIGVVTAYQPAYSLFERGIEGSEGTDALATCRELGIAVVCATPLGRGILTSTFSGGNAVGDDTDIRGKMMPQFQDGAREHNAKLASEIKVIADKKGCSLSQLALAWLLKQGDDIFPIPGTRRIEYLEDNMAALNVSLTDREEAEIRAVVDKTPVAGGAVPDAFKNFIYRDTKEE encoded by the exons ATGGCCTCCAAATTCACCAACCCTCGCCCTTTGGGCAAGAACGGTCCTTTGGTCCCAGCCATGGGCTTTGGCCTGATGATCATGACTACTGCTAGCTACGGGGCTTTGTCTGAGGATGACCAGCGTTTCGCCCTCCTTGATCGTGCGGTCGAACTAGGAGCAACCTTTTGGGACACTTCTGA TATGTATGGTGACAATGAGGAGCTTTTGGCAAAATGGTTTCAGAAGACTGGAAAGCGTGATGAGATCTTCCTCGCATCCAAATTTGGATATGTCACTCACAGCGGGCCCATGGAGATAAACAGCTCCGCTGAGTACACCAAGAAAGCTTGCTACTCAACGCTGAAGAAATTGGGAATCGACCATATTGATCTAT ACTACGTACACAATGTGGACCAGGTTACACCTATTGAAGAAACCATGCGCGCACTTGTGGAACTGCAAAA TGAGGGAAAGATCAAACATATTGGTTTGTCGATGGTATCCTCCAAAGCGATTCGTCGCGCAGTCAAGATTGGAGTCGTCACCGCATACCAACCCGCGTACTCCCTTTTCGAACGTGGGATCGAGGGTTCCGAGGGGACCGATGCTCTGGCTACCTGCCGTGAGCTTGGGATTGCAGTCGTATGCGCGACGCCTCTTGGTAGAGGAATTCTCACCTCCACTTTCAGCGGAGGCAATGCCGTCGGAGATGACACTGATATACGAGGAAAGATGATGCCTCAATTTCAGGATGGGGCGCGCGAGCACAACGCCAAATTGGCTAGCGAGATCAAAGTCATTGCCGATAAGAAAGGCTGCAGCTTGTCTCAGCTGGCACTCGCTTGGCTCCTGAAGCAGGGCGATGATATCTTTCCTATACCTGGCACCAGACGGATCGAGTATCTTGAAGACAATATGGCTGCGCTCAATGTTAGTCTTACGGACCGAGAGGAGGCGGAGATCAGGGCTGTTGTTGATAAAACTCctgttgctggtggagctgtTCCGGATGCGTTCAAGAACTTCATCTATCGCGATACTAAGGAGGAATAA
- a CDS encoding uncharacterized protein (ID:PFLUO_000532-T1.cds;~source:funannotate): MSDSYSSSSYFYSSTTNTTNGATASGQRYTTSSHTEPDGTTVVRTAHQDLGQPIVVEERRYDRTGQEQLALPEPAGTSAGGVKRITELGDEDVTGATSLDPGTAYGGPAAGGTDPQDIDENVIDRESGNLGTMPFGMHVHNPLTEGPNTREWRESENPSTGARLLRQSDVDVSEVI; the protein is encoded by the coding sequence ATGTCCGACTCCTACAGCAGCTCCTCGTACTTCTACAGCTCTAcgaccaacaccaccaacgGAGCAACCGCCTCCGGCCAACGGTACACAACGTCCTCGCACACCGAGCCAGACGGAACGACCGTCGTGCGCACAGCGCACCAGGACCTAGGCCAGCCCATTGTCGTGGAAGAGCGCCGCTATGACCGGACAGGCCAGGAGCAGCTGGCTCTCCCTGAGCCGGCGGGGACGTCGGCTGGGGGTGTGAAGCGTATTACTGAGTTgggggatgaggatgttACGGGCGCGACGAGTCTTGATCCCGGCACGGCGTATGGGGGGCCCGCAGCTGGGGGGACCGATCCGCAGGATATTGATGAGAATGTTATCGATCGGGAGTCGGGGAATCTGGGGACCATGCCGTTTGGGATGCACGTGCATAATCCGTTGACGGAAGGGCCGAATACAAGGGAGTGGAGGGAGTCTGAGAATCCAAGCACGGGAGCGAGGTTGTTGAGGCAGTCGGATGTGGATGTGTCGGAGGTCATTTAA
- a CDS encoding uncharacterized protein (ID:PFLUO_000533-T1.cds;~source:funannotate), with translation MSGLTDAQVASFHKNGYLVVPDYLSSAEVSSLLSETESLLNNFSLEDHPLTQFTTGDSGDGDAHVGDDYFLTSGDKVRFFFETDAFTDEPDPLTGRAALLKPKQQAVNKIGHSLHTLSAPFKAVSLTERNAAVARDLGFVDPRVLQSMLICKQPSIGGAVPSHRDSEFLYTDPPSAVGWWFALQDAGVGNGTLGFWKGSHTGAKGGGITRRFVRKVDGKGTEFVGNEGPSLPRGMDEETKGEPAEEDLEIVDVKAGSLVLIHGNVLHKSEKNTSSRSRYAYTFHVIEGAEGWEYDGRNWLQPPETGFSKLYS, from the coding sequence ATGTCCGGCCTCACCGACGCCCAAGTGGCCTCCTTCCACAAGAATGGATACCTGGTAGTCCCCGACTACCTCAGCAGCGCCGAGGTCTCCTCACTGCTCTCCGAGACCGAGTCCCTCCTCAACAACTTCTCGCTAGAAGACCACCCCCTCACGCAATTCACAACCGGCGACTCGGGCGACGGCGACGCCCACGTGGGAGACGACTACTTCCTAACCTCCGGCGACAAagtgcgcttcttcttcgaaaCAGACGCCTTTACGGACGAGCCCGACCCGCTCACAGGGCGGGCAGCACTACTCAAGCCCAAGCAGCAAGCCGTGAACAAGATCGGCCACTCATTGCACACGCTGTCCGCGCCCTTCAAGGCCGTCTCGCTGACAGAGCGCAACGCGGCCGTCGCGCGCGATCTGGGATTCGTCGATCCGCGCGTCCTGCAGAGCATGCTTATCTGCAAGCAGCCGTCTATCGGCGGGGCGGTGCCCTCGCACCGCGACTCGGAGTTCCTGTACACGGACCCTCCGTCGGCGGTGGGGTGGTGGTTTGCGCTGCAGGATGCCGGGGTTGGGAATGGGACGTTGGGGTTTTGGAAGGGGTCGCATACCGGTGCGAAGGGTGGGGGTATTACTAGGCGGTTTGTGAGGAAGGTGGATGGGAAGGGCACGGAGTTTGTGGGTAATGAGGGGCCGAGCCTGCCTCGGGggatggatgaggagacgAAGGGTGAGCCTGCAgaggaggatctggagatcGTTGATGTCAAGGCTGGTTCGCTGGTGCTTATTCATGGGAATGTGCTGCACAAGAGTGAGAAGAATACAAGCTCGCGCAGCCGGTATGCGTATACCTTCCATGTGATCGAGGGTGCGGAGGGCTGGGAGTATGATGGGCGGAACTGGCTGCAGCCGCCGGAGACGGGCTTCTCGAAGCTATACTCATGA
- a CDS encoding uncharacterized protein (ID:PFLUO_000531-T1.cds;~source:funannotate), which translates to MTANSLREISAHNWRTFKRNYVNEISGSLGDLGTFLPIAIALSVNGTVSLASTLIFSGVFNILTGLFFGIPLPVQPMKAIAAVAIARNFSNGAIAAAGIFVGACIFFFSVTGLLRWFAGVIPIPVVKGIQVGAGLSLVIAACGNMLAPLEWIGPSWADNQIWAIVAFLALLITNIYRSIPYALIALVVGLVFAIIRTGVAGHLPGFSIWAPYALVPRQHDWRVGAVDAGIGQIPLTTLNSVVAVVHLASDLLPNVKTPSITHVGLSVAGMNLLSCWFGAMPVCHGSGGLAAQYRFGARSGASVVFLGVLKLLIGLLFGETLLDLLKRFPAAFLGVMVIAAGLELVSVGESLNTSSARDLGQTDDGADEESHHSLRSGPSDAERKRRWTVMMVTVGLLVGFKNDAIGFIAGMLCHWAYEVPAWWEKRRNREGRLHL; encoded by the coding sequence atgacagCCAACTCCCTACGAGAGATCTCAGCCCATAACTGGCGCACTTTCAAGCGTAATTATGTCAACGAAATCTCCGGCTCCCTCGGTGACCTGGGCACTTTTCtccccatcgccatcgcgTTATCCGTCAACGGCACGGTCTCACTGGCCAGCACGCTCATCTTCTCCGGGGTATTCAACATCCTGACCGGCCTATTTTTTGGAATCCCACTCCCCGTCCAGCCCATGAaagccatcgccgccgtAGCCATCGCCCGCAATTTCAGCAACGGTGCCATCGCCGCAGCGGGGATCTTCGTCGGCgcctgcatcttcttcttcagcgtcACCGGCCTCCTGCGATGGTTCGCCGgcgtcatccccatccccgtCGTCAAGGGTATCCAAGTCGGCGCGGGTCTGTCGCTCGTGATCGCGGCTTGCGGCAACATGCTGGCCCCGCTCGAGTGGATCGGTCCGTCCTGGGCTGATAATCAGATCTGGgccatcgtcgccttcctcgctcttctcATCACGAACATCTATCGCAGTATCCCCTATGCGCTGATTGCTCTTGTCGTGGGACTCGTGTTCGCGATCATCCGCACTGGCGTTGCGGGCCATTTACCTGGCTTCTCGATCTGGGCACCGTATGCCCTTGTCCCCAGACAGCATGATTGGCGCGTCGGCGCCGTGGACGCTGGGATTGGCCAGATCCCGCTGACGACCCTCAACTCCGTTGTTGCGGTCGTGCATTTGGCGAGCGATCTGCTGCCCAACGTGAAAACTCCGTCGATTACCCATGTCGGCCTCAGCGTCGCCGGCATGAACCTGCTGAGCTGCTGGTTCGGCGCAATGCCCGTTTGTCACGGGTCTGGCGGGTTGGCTGCGCAGTATCGCTTCGGTGCTCGTTCTGGGGCTAGTGTGGTCTTTTTAGGCGTGCTGAAGCTTCTTATCGGGCTCCTCTTTGGAGAGACGCTGCTTGATCTGTTGAAGCGATTCCCCGCTGCTTTTCTGGGGGTTATGGTGATTGCTGCTGGCTTGGAACTAGTCAGCGTTGGCGAGAGTTTGAACACCTCCAGCGCGAGAGACTTGGGTCAGACGGACGACGGTGCTGACGAAGAGTCGCATCATTCCCTCCGGTCAGGGCCCTCGGATGCAGAGCGCAAGCGTCGGTGGACTGTCATGATGGTGACTGTTGGACTGCTGGTGGGATTCAAGAACGATGCTATTGGATTTATCGCCGGCATGCTGTGCCACTGGGCGTACGAAGTGCCAGCctggtgggagaagagacgCAACCGCGAAGGCCGCCTTCATCTTTGA
- a CDS encoding uncharacterized protein (ID:PFLUO_000527-T1.cds;~source:funannotate) has translation MKCIAPLAALAGIAVAQSANIAFPNGAKAAAGDEYLIQIQQGDSLTNFKEIGIAIGITSCTESKCLPAKEELGTLLYTGPFNPEFHKTGGSEPYQNFTVTIPKSVTAGKAQINVAHAYLVGAGFEPIMDTLNETVHVTK, from the exons ATGAAGTGCATCGCTCCCCTCGCTGCTCTCGCCGGCATCGCTGTGGCCCAGAGTGCCAACATCGCTTTCCCGAATGGAGCCAAGGCCGCCGCGGGTGACGAGTACctgatccagatccagcaggGC gATTCCCTGACCAACTTCAAGGAGATCGGCATCGCGATCGGCATCACCTCCTGCACCGAGAGCAAGTGCCTCCCCGCCAAAGAGGAACTAGGCACGCTTCTCTACACGGGCCCCTTCAACCCCGAGTTCCACAAGACCGGCGGCTCGGAACCCTACCAGAACTTCACTGTCACGATCCCCAAGTCCGTGACTGCTGGCAAGGCCCAGATCAATGTTGCGCATGCCTATCTCGTCGGG GCTGGGTTCGAACCCATTATGGATACTCTCAATGAGACTGTGCACGTCACCAAATAA